One Cryobacterium roopkundense genomic region harbors:
- a CDS encoding glycosyltransferase: protein MTELHVVYVGPVDFGTSSADAQRMLGIAQALLAAGDRVSVGSAAWTTEARAPGDDPRLTVTPLGELPLPGWRKLRRVWRGISWGRATRDWIEGMQPAPDAIVLYGTSIGYLLRLLPLARRRRIPLVIDAVEWYQASHLPGGRFGPFALANTLSMRLLAPRSTGALVISRFLAEHFEGRGVPVLRLPPLFQIDAGAPVQPAPQHPLTLSYLGSVGKKDSPTIRSLVLLPGALGADADRLSVNIVGLTADAAARLLGHEAPVGHACLHFHGRLPAAEARRVMATSHFSVLQRGEERFARAGFPSKVPESLVLGVPVLANLTSDLAEHLVEGVNARVLTDARPESLAAAVIAALTEPYVFDRAAIAQSAREAFSPARCARPLHYFLVRLAGVAARRERETPTETPEHPERFDRRGGSRAH from the coding sequence GTGACTGAGCTGCACGTGGTCTATGTGGGCCCGGTCGACTTCGGCACGTCTTCGGCCGATGCCCAGCGCATGCTCGGCATCGCCCAGGCTCTGCTGGCCGCCGGCGACAGGGTGAGCGTGGGTTCCGCGGCCTGGACCACCGAAGCGCGTGCGCCGGGCGATGACCCGCGACTCACTGTCACCCCGCTCGGCGAGCTGCCGCTGCCCGGCTGGCGGAAGCTGCGCCGGGTCTGGCGCGGCATCAGCTGGGGCCGCGCCACCCGCGACTGGATCGAAGGAATGCAGCCCGCCCCCGACGCGATAGTGCTTTACGGCACCTCGATCGGCTACCTGCTGCGCCTGCTGCCGCTGGCCCGGCGGCGCCGGATTCCGCTCGTCATCGACGCTGTCGAGTGGTACCAGGCCTCGCACCTTCCCGGCGGGCGGTTCGGCCCGTTCGCCCTCGCCAACACCCTGTCCATGCGGCTCCTCGCCCCACGTTCCACCGGCGCTCTCGTGATCAGTCGCTTCCTCGCCGAGCACTTCGAGGGCCGGGGCGTGCCGGTGCTGCGCCTGCCGCCGTTGTTCCAGATCGACGCGGGAGCGCCCGTGCAGCCGGCACCGCAGCATCCGCTCACGCTCTCGTATCTCGGGTCCGTGGGCAAGAAAGACAGCCCCACCATCCGCAGCCTCGTGCTGTTGCCGGGAGCTCTCGGAGCGGATGCCGACCGGCTGAGCGTGAACATTGTGGGCCTCACAGCGGATGCCGCGGCGCGGCTACTCGGCCACGAAGCCCCGGTCGGCCACGCGTGCCTGCACTTTCATGGCCGGTTGCCGGCCGCCGAAGCCCGCCGGGTGATGGCCACGAGCCACTTCTCGGTGCTGCAGCGCGGCGAGGAACGGTTTGCGCGGGCGGGGTTTCCGTCGAAGGTGCCCGAGAGTCTCGTGTTGGGCGTTCCGGTGCTCGCCAACCTCACGAGCGATCTCGCCGAACACCTCGTGGAGGGGGTGAACGCCCGGGTGCTCACCGATGCTCGGCCGGAGTCTCTCGCGGCGGCAGTGATCGCGGCGCTTACCGAGCCGTACGTGTTCGACAGGGCCGCGATCGCCCAGTCGGCCCGGGAGGCTTTCTCCCCAGCCCGGTGCGCGCGGCCGCTGCACTATTTCCTGGTGCGCCTGGCCGGTGTCGCGGCCCGCCGCGAGCGGGAGACGCCCACGGAAACGCCGGAGCACCCGGAGCGTTTCGACCGGCGGGGCGGCTCCCGTGCCCACTGA
- a CDS encoding acyltransferase family protein: MPTDAPRPAPAAPVVKLHFRADINGLRALAIVPVVLFHAGLPGFSGGFTGVDVFFVISGYLITSNLLREVDRTGRLRLGAFWAARLRRLGPALAVMIVVTVLASLVVLSPLEWAALAQQAAAAALYVSNVLFAAQSSNYFAEGLDQSVLLHTWTLGVEEQFYLLWPLLILGACRLARSRRGGLRRTLVAAFAITLLASFALSVWQTDAHPAWAFYLLPSRAWEFAAAGLLAAIPLGARIRRRRSRVLLAAAGLALVLAGVFLLSDATPFPGVAAVVPVLGTLLLIVAGTPRGDAVPERPAGVTRLLGTAGLQWIGSRSYSWYLWHWPVIILVMAALRTQSPVVGSIAALVSLGIAALSYRYVEQKARVNARLVRSAPLTFGVMGTSVALVLLLSGGVSAGAGIATASEALAPYQAAVAARGQATCSERTTADSGIHYCVAGDETAERTVMLVGDSHAGMWQEALSTAAQAEGYRLVARWLSACPAIPVAVVNAEGVNDAECTQFRAGTVRLIGEERPAAVLIVNANSYLGRVIGDTGGALSPAAQGERWAAAYAQFVSQVRGFGAVAASIEDNPQFSFDPVMCLTRVFGSAAACSPPLESALATTEALRRAEAAAVEALHVAPRLLTVERMCDGRSCRVLVGRDPILADQGHLSAAFTALQAPDLRRFLSQAVAGRG; this comes from the coding sequence GTGCCCACTGACGCGCCCCGGCCGGCGCCCGCCGCCCCCGTGGTGAAGCTGCATTTTCGCGCTGACATCAACGGGCTGCGCGCGCTCGCGATAGTTCCAGTGGTGCTGTTCCACGCCGGACTGCCCGGCTTTAGCGGCGGGTTCACCGGCGTTGACGTGTTCTTCGTGATCTCGGGATACCTGATCACCTCGAACCTGCTGCGCGAGGTGGATCGTACCGGCCGGTTGCGCCTCGGCGCCTTCTGGGCCGCTCGGTTACGTCGCCTCGGCCCCGCCCTGGCGGTGATGATCGTGGTCACCGTGCTCGCGAGCCTCGTGGTGCTCTCGCCGCTGGAATGGGCGGCGCTGGCGCAGCAGGCCGCGGCCGCGGCGCTCTACGTGTCGAACGTGCTCTTCGCGGCGCAATCATCGAACTACTTCGCGGAGGGCCTCGACCAGAGCGTGCTGCTGCACACCTGGACTCTGGGAGTGGAGGAGCAGTTCTACCTGCTGTGGCCGCTGCTGATTCTGGGCGCGTGCCGACTCGCGCGCTCCCGCCGCGGCGGCCTGCGTCGCACGCTTGTGGCGGCTTTCGCCATCACCCTGCTCGCTTCGTTCGCGTTGTCGGTCTGGCAAACGGATGCCCACCCCGCGTGGGCGTTCTACCTGCTGCCGAGCCGGGCGTGGGAGTTTGCGGCGGCGGGGCTGCTCGCCGCCATCCCCCTCGGCGCCCGGATTCGGCGTCGGCGCAGCCGCGTGCTGCTCGCCGCGGCCGGTCTGGCCCTCGTGCTCGCCGGGGTGTTTCTGCTCAGCGATGCCACCCCATTCCCGGGCGTCGCGGCCGTGGTGCCGGTGCTCGGCACTCTCCTGCTCATCGTGGCCGGCACCCCTCGCGGCGACGCAGTGCCCGAGCGCCCCGCCGGTGTCACCCGGCTGCTCGGCACCGCCGGGCTGCAGTGGATCGGGTCGCGGTCGTACTCCTGGTACCTGTGGCACTGGCCGGTGATCATCCTGGTGATGGCGGCGCTGCGCACCCAGTCGCCGGTCGTCGGCAGCATCGCGGCGCTCGTGAGCCTGGGCATCGCCGCGCTCAGTTACCGCTACGTGGAGCAGAAGGCACGGGTGAACGCCCGGCTCGTGCGGTCGGCTCCACTCACCTTCGGGGTAATGGGCACGAGCGTCGCGCTCGTGCTGCTGCTCTCGGGCGGGGTCTCTGCCGGCGCGGGCATAGCCACCGCGAGCGAGGCGCTCGCCCCGTACCAGGCCGCTGTCGCGGCGCGGGGGCAGGCCACCTGCAGCGAGCGGACGACCGCCGACAGCGGCATCCACTACTGCGTGGCCGGCGATGAGACTGCAGAGCGCACCGTGATGCTGGTGGGAGATTCCCACGCCGGTATGTGGCAGGAAGCCCTCTCAACGGCGGCGCAGGCGGAGGGATACCGGCTGGTGGCCAGGTGGTTGTCGGCGTGCCCGGCCATTCCGGTGGCGGTGGTGAACGCGGAGGGCGTGAACGATGCCGAGTGCACCCAGTTTCGCGCCGGCACCGTGCGGCTGATCGGCGAGGAGCGGCCGGCGGCCGTGCTGATCGTGAACGCAAACAGCTACCTGGGCCGGGTGATCGGCGACACCGGCGGCGCACTCTCTCCCGCGGCGCAGGGCGAGCGGTGGGCCGCGGCGTATGCCCAGTTCGTGTCGCAGGTGCGTGGTTTCGGTGCGGTGGCGGCGTCGATCGAAGACAACCCGCAGTTCAGTTTCGACCCAGTGATGTGCCTCACCCGGGTCTTCGGTTCGGCGGCGGCCTGCTCGCCGCCGCTCGAGTCTGCGCTCGCGACCACCGAGGCGCTGCGGCGGGCCGAGGCGGCGGCCGTGGAGGCGCTGCACGTGGCGCCGCGCCTTCTCACCGTGGAGCGCATGTGCGACGGCCGCTCCTGCCGGGTGCTCGTGGGCCGCGACCCGATTCTCGCCGACCAGGGCCACCTGTCCGCCGCGTTCACCGCGCTGCAGGCGCCCGACCTGCGCCGCTTCCTGTCACAAGCGGTCGCGGGCCGGGGTTAG
- a CDS encoding acyltransferase, whose translation MRIEPGHPSRAGAVVARALEAVGHAAGHAGWVVSGYAQADRFGARGRNFVFDPAGTYTHRTIFVGNNVNLGVRPTLMATRAEIHIGNNVVFGPGVTVRGGNHRFDVVGEFIVNVDDSMKRDSDDRGVRIEDDVWVGGGATILHGVVISRGCVVGAGAVVSRSVPPYSVVAGNPARPVRGRFTLTQALAHERALYPLAQRLGAHDLAHLAD comes from the coding sequence ATGCGAATTGAGCCGGGGCATCCGTCTCGCGCTGGTGCGGTCGTCGCGCGCGCGCTCGAGGCGGTGGGGCATGCGGCAGGGCACGCCGGGTGGGTGGTAAGCGGCTACGCGCAGGCCGACCGATTCGGGGCGCGGGGGCGCAACTTCGTGTTCGACCCGGCGGGTACGTACACGCACCGGACGATCTTTGTGGGAAACAACGTGAACCTGGGCGTGCGGCCCACGCTGATGGCGACGCGGGCCGAGATCCACATCGGCAACAACGTGGTGTTCGGGCCCGGCGTCACAGTGCGCGGCGGCAACCACCGGTTCGACGTGGTGGGGGAGTTCATCGTGAATGTGGACGACTCAATGAAACGGGACAGCGACGACCGCGGCGTGCGGATAGAGGACGATGTGTGGGTGGGCGGCGGCGCCACGATTCTGCACGGCGTGGTGATCTCCCGCGGATGCGTCGTGGGTGCGGGAGCGGTGGTGTCGCGCAGCGTTCCCCCATACAGCGTGGTGGCTGGCAATCCCGCGCGGCCGGTTCGCGGCCGGTTCACGCTCACGCAAGCGCTTGCGCACGAGCGCGCGCTGTACCCGCTGGCCCAGCGGCTCGGCGCGCACGACCTCGCCCACCTCGCCGACTAA
- a CDS encoding glycosyltransferase family 4 protein: MARPRIVQHSFGSLGSGGPIGALTRVLSSDLSESFEFRHVPQPGPAGGINLRLVRSLARQMRDFTPDLAHIRGLGNEGFHGVLAARLAGVPKILVSVHGSVRDLVPRPRGPRSLIVGGILEPLTLRLATHVVVVCDDALSKPILRPVRRKIVGVVPNSVDLPADAAGAASRGAVRHALGIGADDLVLIVVGRLVIGKGHLDLLAALDRLLPPAAVVHVLVVGDGPDAALIARRAASVSPVRVHLLGRRLDVPALLGACDVFVLPSLHENLSNALLEAMAAGLPVVATRVGGNTEVVSRGGGLLVPPGDPAALAAGLQRLLDDPALRARLGAEACGVIAARYTTARMTARLKAVYTAILGRVSPTTGNEVVLLGFTIDDRLLNEIAGRSTVLPTQTHNFAWNLVRALQSAGTTVSLLSALPVPDYPEYPQILVRSRRIGAHGATGETIGFVNLLVFKHVTRLYSCLVRGTRFMRRRAPGVVVVHGIHTPFLLFARLLRRTRGVRICLVMTDPPGLVRQVDGPLARLLKGFDRRLVRRLAHGFDGVVALTPALAEDFAAGVPRLVVEGFVDPGLAAVRAAPSEHPEQIHVAYAGGITADYGVANLVNAFRALPDPRLRLDLYGRGTLDAWVRACSEADARITHHGVLAHRDLLPALRGAQLLVNPRPAGQDFVKYSFPSKLLEYLALGVPVVTTRLAGIPDDYRPYLQFTADDSVAALAAAIAASLADPEGAQARAARARRYVFEAKSTGVEGQRIAGFVAGLGRSADATASARRSAARRSARLRIDERARKSREAADDAN, encoded by the coding sequence GTGGCCAGACCGCGCATCGTGCAGCATTCATTCGGCTCGCTCGGCTCCGGCGGCCCGATCGGCGCCCTCACCCGGGTGCTGTCCTCCGACCTCAGCGAGAGCTTTGAGTTTCGCCACGTGCCCCAGCCCGGCCCCGCCGGCGGCATCAACCTGCGCCTCGTGCGCAGCCTGGCTCGGCAGATGCGTGATTTCACCCCTGACCTGGCTCACATTCGCGGTCTCGGAAACGAGGGCTTCCACGGGGTGCTCGCCGCGCGGCTCGCCGGGGTTCCGAAGATCCTGGTGTCGGTGCATGGCTCGGTGCGCGACCTCGTGCCGCGGCCACGGGGCCCGCGGAGTCTCATCGTGGGCGGGATCCTCGAGCCCCTCACGCTGCGCCTTGCCACCCATGTCGTGGTGGTCTGCGACGATGCCCTGAGCAAACCCATCCTGCGGCCCGTGCGCCGCAAGATTGTGGGCGTCGTGCCCAACAGCGTCGACCTTCCAGCGGATGCCGCGGGCGCGGCGTCGCGGGGCGCCGTGCGACACGCGCTCGGCATCGGCGCCGACGACCTCGTGCTCATCGTGGTGGGCCGCCTGGTGATCGGTAAGGGGCACCTCGATCTGCTCGCGGCGCTCGATCGGCTGCTGCCCCCTGCGGCCGTGGTGCATGTTCTCGTGGTGGGCGACGGTCCCGACGCGGCGCTGATCGCTCGGCGGGCGGCGTCCGTCTCACCGGTTCGTGTGCACCTGCTGGGTCGTCGACTCGATGTGCCCGCGCTGCTGGGAGCGTGCGACGTGTTCGTGCTGCCGAGCCTGCACGAGAACTTGTCGAACGCGCTGCTCGAGGCGATGGCCGCGGGGCTGCCCGTGGTGGCCACCCGGGTAGGGGGAAACACCGAGGTCGTGTCGCGCGGCGGCGGCCTGCTCGTGCCGCCCGGCGACCCGGCGGCCCTCGCGGCCGGCCTGCAGCGGCTGCTCGATGACCCGGCCTTGCGGGCCCGGCTCGGCGCCGAGGCCTGCGGGGTGATCGCTGCCAGGTACACGACGGCCCGCATGACGGCCCGGCTGAAGGCGGTCTACACGGCGATCCTGGGGCGGGTATCGCCGACCACCGGCAACGAGGTCGTTCTGCTGGGCTTCACCATCGACGACAGGCTGCTCAACGAGATCGCCGGGCGCAGCACCGTGCTGCCCACGCAGACCCACAACTTCGCGTGGAATCTCGTGCGCGCGCTGCAATCGGCCGGCACCACGGTGTCGCTGCTGTCGGCGCTGCCGGTTCCCGACTACCCGGAGTACCCGCAGATACTGGTGCGCTCCCGCCGCATCGGCGCGCACGGGGCGACCGGGGAAACCATCGGCTTCGTCAACCTGCTCGTGTTCAAGCACGTGACGCGCCTGTACTCGTGCCTCGTGCGCGGAACCCGTTTCATGCGCCGGAGGGCCCCCGGCGTCGTAGTCGTGCACGGCATCCACACGCCGTTCCTCCTCTTCGCGCGGCTGCTGCGACGCACCCGCGGCGTGCGCATCTGCCTCGTGATGACAGACCCGCCCGGCCTGGTGCGGCAGGTCGACGGGCCGCTCGCCCGCCTGCTCAAGGGCTTCGACCGGCGGCTCGTGCGCCGGCTGGCCCACGGTTTCGACGGCGTGGTGGCGCTCACGCCCGCGCTCGCCGAGGACTTCGCCGCCGGTGTGCCCCGGCTCGTGGTGGAGGGCTTCGTCGACCCCGGGCTCGCCGCCGTGCGGGCGGCGCCGAGCGAGCACCCCGAGCAGATTCACGTGGCGTATGCCGGGGGCATCACCGCCGACTACGGAGTGGCAAACCTCGTGAACGCCTTCCGCGCACTGCCCGACCCGCGGCTGCGCCTCGACCTCTACGGGCGCGGCACCCTCGATGCCTGGGTGCGCGCGTGCAGCGAAGCGGATGCGCGCATCACCCACCATGGAGTGCTCGCCCACCGAGACCTGCTGCCCGCCCTCCGGGGCGCTCAGCTGCTCGTGAACCCCCGCCCCGCCGGGCAGGACTTCGTGAAATACTCCTTCCCGTCGAAGCTGCTCGAGTACCTCGCGCTCGGGGTTCCCGTGGTCACGACCCGCCTGGCCGGCATCCCCGACGACTACAGGCCCTACCTGCAGTTCACCGCCGACGACTCCGTGGCAGCGCTTGCAGCGGCGATCGCCGCCTCGCTCGCCGACCCCGAGGGTGCCCAGGCCCGGGCGGCCCGGGCGCGTCGCTACGTGTTCGAGGCGAAGTCCACCGGGGTCGAGGGGCAGCGCATCGCCGGTTTCGTCGCGGGCCTCGGACGGTCCGCGGATGCTACGGCGTCGGCCCGCCGGTCGGCGGCGCGGCGCTCGGCCCGGCTTCGGATCGACGAACGGGCGCGGAAGAGTCGCGAGGCGGCCGACGATGCGAATTGA
- a CDS encoding O-antigen ligase family protein — translation MSARADPRVRSHARGAHRTGLFAEWRALAVAGVAFFAAGSPDVVFRTGAFVCVVVLVTRLLHIRMDAANLLAIALTLWYVLSQAWAADRATTGLSIQNQLAVLAVFLAVRTTVTTRRSLQIVGWGYVTGCVYAALLIFRQNPSTGFRSELSFDRIVYAGVNINYVAYALTAGLAVIVLLGAASTRRSYRVWLLVCTGLLLVAVWYSETRGALLAVGMMAGWIVVYRIAPALLVRVVWGAVAVSAAAIATGVADALLRTTDAGSAARATGDLAGRLTIWPEARQIFGEHLIEGVGAGGFRAINTWGVGAHDVILELGTGLGIVGIVLFLGVVVSSLTSTHWAHSVRLRPLLVGTFLLSCAPLYLSGHWELSPAGWIVLALFSCMALLFEPPPGPPSTEAPGPAA, via the coding sequence ATGAGTGCGCGAGCTGACCCACGAGTGCGCAGCCACGCCAGGGGCGCACACCGCACAGGCCTGTTCGCGGAGTGGCGTGCCCTTGCGGTCGCCGGCGTGGCATTCTTCGCGGCCGGCAGCCCCGACGTTGTCTTTCGCACCGGCGCGTTCGTGTGCGTGGTCGTGCTGGTCACCCGCCTGCTACACATCAGGATGGACGCCGCCAACCTCCTCGCGATTGCGCTCACGCTCTGGTACGTGCTCTCACAGGCATGGGCTGCCGACCGTGCGACGACAGGCCTGTCCATTCAGAACCAGCTCGCCGTTCTCGCCGTGTTCCTCGCCGTGCGCACCACGGTGACCACTCGCCGAAGCCTGCAGATCGTGGGCTGGGGGTATGTGACGGGCTGCGTCTATGCTGCCCTGCTGATCTTTCGGCAAAACCCGTCGACCGGTTTTCGGTCGGAGCTGTCCTTCGATCGCATCGTGTACGCGGGCGTGAACATCAACTATGTGGCGTACGCACTGACCGCGGGGCTCGCCGTGATTGTGTTGCTGGGGGCGGCATCCACCCGCCGGTCCTACCGGGTCTGGCTCCTCGTGTGCACCGGGCTCCTCCTCGTCGCCGTGTGGTACAGCGAAACCCGCGGGGCACTGCTCGCGGTGGGCATGATGGCCGGCTGGATCGTGGTCTACCGCATCGCGCCGGCGCTCCTGGTGCGGGTGGTGTGGGGTGCCGTCGCGGTGTCGGCGGCCGCTATCGCCACCGGTGTTGCCGATGCACTGCTGCGCACAACGGATGCCGGCTCCGCGGCCCGTGCCACCGGCGATCTGGCCGGCCGGCTCACGATCTGGCCTGAGGCGCGGCAGATCTTCGGCGAACACCTGATCGAGGGGGTCGGGGCCGGTGGATTCCGTGCCATCAACACGTGGGGTGTCGGCGCGCACGATGTGATTCTCGAGCTGGGTACCGGACTCGGGATTGTGGGGATCGTGCTGTTCCTCGGCGTGGTCGTGTCCTCGCTCACCTCGACGCACTGGGCTCATTCAGTGCGGCTGCGCCCGCTGCTGGTCGGCACGTTCCTGCTCTCGTGCGCGCCGCTCTACCTCTCCGGCCACTGGGAGCTGTCCCCGGCCGGCTGGATCGTGCTCGCGCTGTTCTCGTGCATGGCGCTCCTCTTCGAGCCTCCGCCGGGGCCGCCCAGCACCGAAGCCCCCGGTCCCGCCGCCTGA
- the wecB gene encoding non-hydrolyzing UDP-N-acetylglucosamine 2-epimerase: MLKVVTVVGTRPEIIRLSAVIKRLDAHTRHVLVHTGQNYDYELNEVFFDDLGLRRPDHFLEADTSSLGAVLGSILLKVETVLALEKPDAVLVLGDTNSCIAALMARRMKIPVFHMEAGNRCFDENVPEEVNRRLVDHVADYNLVYTEHARRNLLAEGLHPSRIVLTGSPMREVLAGNAAQIAASDVLDRLGLAPGGYFVVSLHREENVDDPERLAAALAALTRLSEAYALPILVSTHPRTRARLLGQPSGAADALALHPPFGFNDYVKLQQMSRLVLSDSGTISEESLILGFPAVTLRDAIERPEALDVGGMLTVGVTADAIVDGVRIALAEFAADGPARAPAEYDVTDTSRRVLAFLRSTVHSHHARAGIHPSARAL, encoded by the coding sequence GTGCTGAAGGTCGTGACTGTGGTGGGAACGCGACCCGAAATCATCCGCTTGTCGGCGGTGATCAAACGCCTCGACGCGCACACCCGGCATGTGCTCGTGCACACCGGGCAGAACTACGACTACGAGCTCAACGAGGTGTTCTTCGACGACCTGGGGCTGCGGCGGCCCGACCATTTTCTCGAGGCCGACACGAGCTCCCTCGGCGCGGTGCTCGGCTCGATCCTGCTCAAGGTCGAGACCGTGCTGGCCCTCGAGAAGCCCGACGCGGTGCTCGTGCTCGGCGACACCAACAGCTGCATCGCGGCGCTGATGGCGCGGCGCATGAAGATTCCGGTGTTCCACATGGAGGCCGGCAACCGGTGTTTCGACGAGAACGTGCCCGAAGAGGTGAACCGCCGGCTCGTGGACCACGTGGCCGACTACAACCTCGTGTACACCGAGCACGCGAGGCGTAACCTGCTGGCCGAGGGGCTGCATCCGTCTCGGATTGTGCTCACCGGGTCGCCCATGCGCGAGGTGCTGGCCGGCAACGCGGCGCAGATCGCGGCGAGCGACGTGCTCGACCGGCTCGGCCTGGCGCCGGGCGGGTATTTCGTGGTGAGCCTGCACCGCGAGGAAAACGTGGACGACCCCGAACGGCTCGCGGCGGCGCTCGCCGCGCTCACCCGTTTGTCGGAGGCCTACGCGCTGCCGATCCTGGTGTCGACGCATCCGCGCACCCGGGCCCGGTTGCTCGGTCAACCCTCCGGCGCCGCTGACGCCCTCGCCTTGCACCCGCCGTTCGGCTTCAACGACTACGTCAAGCTGCAGCAGATGTCGCGGCTCGTGCTCTCTGACAGCGGCACGATCAGCGAAGAGTCCCTCATTCTCGGCTTTCCGGCCGTGACGCTGCGCGACGCGATTGAACGCCCGGAGGCGCTCGACGTGGGCGGCATGCTCACCGTGGGAGTGACAGCGGATGCCATCGTCGACGGCGTGCGCATCGCCCTCGCCGAATTCGCTGCCGACGGTCCGGCCCGTGCGCCCGCCGAGTACGACGTGACTGACACGTCGAGGCGGGTGCTCGCCTTTTTGCGCTCCACAGTGCACAGCCATCATGCCCGCGCCGGCATTCATCCGTCGGCGCGCGCGCTCTGA
- a CDS encoding NAD-dependent epimerase/dehydratase family protein codes for MNGIPSRVAITGAHGFLGWHTRAALQELGTQFRAVPLGEGFELPAASVAVSGATRLIHLAGINRGSEDDVAEGNVLFARQAADALLRADDPPPVVVFANSTQSGTGSVYGEAKARAAEVLTLAAEHVGARFENLHLPNLFGEHGRPHYNSVAATFCHQLVHGLTPTVQFNRELTLLHAQHAADVLIGSITHEEARGWQVHESVRTLLSQLVDMSALYAAGEIPDLADPFHRDLFNTYRSYTVGLQTPLAHTRQADARGTFTEIVRTHGGPGQYSVSTTVPGVSRGDHFHRRKVERFTVIYGEAVIALRRLFTEQVVEFAVSGDDPVSVDMPTMWAHSIRNTGSDLLFTSFWTNEPYDPQRPDTSTEKVQP; via the coding sequence GTGAACGGTATTCCGAGCCGGGTCGCGATCACCGGCGCGCACGGGTTCCTCGGCTGGCACACCCGGGCCGCCCTGCAGGAGCTCGGCACGCAGTTTCGTGCCGTGCCGCTGGGGGAAGGTTTCGAGCTGCCCGCCGCATCCGTTGCTGTGAGCGGCGCCACCCGGCTGATCCACCTCGCCGGCATCAACCGCGGCTCCGAAGACGACGTGGCCGAGGGCAACGTGCTCTTCGCCCGGCAGGCGGCCGACGCCCTGCTCCGCGCCGACGACCCCCCGCCGGTGGTGGTGTTCGCCAACTCCACCCAGTCCGGCACCGGCAGCGTGTACGGCGAGGCCAAGGCCCGCGCCGCGGAGGTGCTCACCCTCGCGGCCGAGCACGTGGGGGCGCGGTTCGAGAACCTGCACCTGCCCAACCTGTTCGGCGAGCACGGCCGCCCCCACTACAACTCGGTGGCGGCCACGTTCTGCCACCAGCTGGTGCACGGCCTCACTCCCACGGTGCAATTCAACCGTGAGCTCACGCTGCTGCACGCCCAGCACGCCGCCGACGTGCTCATCGGCTCCATCACGCACGAGGAAGCCCGTGGCTGGCAGGTGCACGAGAGTGTGCGCACGTTGCTCAGCCAGCTCGTGGACATGAGCGCCCTCTACGCGGCCGGCGAGATCCCCGACCTCGCCGACCCGTTCCACCGCGACCTGTTCAACACCTACCGCTCCTACACTGTGGGGCTCCAGACACCTCTGGCGCATACCCGGCAAGCGGATGCCCGCGGCACCTTCACCGAGATCGTGCGCACCCACGGGGGCCCCGGCCAGTACTCCGTCTCCACGACGGTTCCCGGCGTGAGCCGCGGCGACCACTTTCACCGCCGCAAGGTGGAGCGCTTCACCGTGATCTACGGCGAGGCCGTGATCGCCCTGCGCCGGTTGTTCACGGAGCAGGTGGTGGAGTTCGCGGTGTCGGGCGACGACCCGGTGAGCGTCGACATGCCCACAATGTGGGCGCACAGCATCAGGAACACCGGCAGCGACCTGCTCTTCACGTCGTTCTGGACCAACGAACCCTACGACCCCCAAAGACCGGACACGAGCACGGAGAAGGTGCAGCCGTGA
- a CDS encoding polysaccharide biosynthesis protein — MPDSYAGKRILITGGTGSFGHTVTSKLLRRDVAEVRVFSRDEAKQDLMRSEIADSRVRFYLGDVRDFTSVERATTDVDFVFHAAALKQVPSCEFFPMEAVRTNIVGSENVVRAAEACGVTSLVCLSTDKAVYPVNAMGMTKAMMEKVARSHGLNNPHAETIVSCVRYGNVMYSRGSVIPLFIRQLQSGHNLTVTNPGMTRFMMSLADSVDLVEFAFHNARQGDLFIRKARACTVGDLAQAVITLFRSPASVDMIGTRHAEKVSEALASREELSRAEDLGDYFRIRADNRDLNYGIYVEEGNLAQGQFDDYDSHSVERMTVPDIERLLLTLPEVRAELAAAGLPVELGEVEL, encoded by the coding sequence ATGCCTGACAGCTACGCCGGCAAGCGCATCCTGATCACGGGCGGCACGGGGTCGTTCGGGCATACCGTCACGAGCAAGCTGCTGCGGCGGGACGTGGCGGAGGTGCGGGTGTTCAGTCGCGACGAGGCCAAGCAAGACCTGATGCGCAGCGAGATCGCGGACTCCAGGGTGCGCTTCTACCTCGGCGACGTGCGCGACTTCACGAGCGTGGAGCGGGCGACCACCGACGTTGACTTCGTCTTCCACGCCGCGGCGCTCAAACAGGTGCCGTCGTGCGAGTTCTTTCCGATGGAGGCGGTGCGCACCAACATCGTGGGCAGCGAGAACGTGGTGCGCGCCGCGGAGGCCTGCGGCGTCACGTCGCTGGTGTGTCTCAGCACCGACAAGGCGGTGTACCCGGTGAACGCGATGGGCATGACGAAGGCCATGATGGAGAAGGTCGCTCGCTCCCACGGCCTCAACAACCCCCACGCCGAGACGATAGTGTCGTGCGTGCGCTACGGCAACGTGATGTACTCCCGCGGGTCGGTGATCCCCCTGTTCATCCGCCAGTTGCAGTCCGGCCACAACCTCACCGTGACCAACCCGGGCATGACCCGGTTCATGATGAGCCTCGCCGACTCCGTCGACCTAGTGGAATTCGCCTTCCACAACGCGCGGCAGGGCGACCTGTTCATCCGCAAGGCCAGGGCCTGCACCGTGGGCGACCTCGCCCAGGCTGTGATCACCCTGTTTCGCTCCCCGGCCAGCGTGGACATGATCGGCACCCGCCACGCCGAGAAGGTGTCGGAGGCCCTCGCGAGCCGCGAGGAGCTCTCCCGCGCCGAAGACCTCGGCGACTACTTTCGCATCCGCGCCGACAATCGCGACCTGAACTACGGCATCTACGTGGAAGAAGGCAACCTCGCGCAGGGGCAATTCGACGACTACGACTCGCACAGCGTGGAGCGCATGACAGTGCCCGACATCGAGAGACTGCTGCTGACGCTGCCGGAGGTGCGGGCGGAGCTCGCCGCCGCCGGCCTGCCGGTTGAGCTGGGAGAGGTGGAACTGTGA